From Natronocella acetinitrilica:
GTGGCCCGATGACGATGGCGGGGGCATCCAGCCCGTGGGCGAATTTGATGATTTCGTCCGCCGGGTCGCCGGACAGCTTCACCGCCTTGGCATCTGCCCCTGCCTCACCCAGCGCCTTGTGAGCGGCCTCCAGGCTGGCTTTTGCGGCGTCATCCCACATGCGGCGGAAGGTTTTTTCGTCGAAACGACCCACGCCCACCATCTGGGCGGAAGCCCCGGGCATGCCGATCAGCTCCGCCGGTGAACCGGGAAATACATGCACGAGGTGCAACTTGGCACCGAAGGCCTTGGCCAGCATGGCGGCGTGGACGGCAGCCTGGGCTGCGTGTTCGGAGCCATCACAGGGCACGACGATATTCTTGATGGTGGACATGGTGCAGCCTCCTGGAGGGGGATGTGCACATTAGGACAGGCGAGGGTCCGCGACAGCTTGATGCAGGTCAATGATGGTCGGGTCGGGGAACGGCAGGAGCCTGAACCGCCGCCGGATCGGTGCGTTACGCGCTGCGCGCTAACACACCCTACAGCGGGCACAGCCACACGTAGGGAGTGTAAGGCCGAAGGCCGTAACGCACCACAACGGCGGTGGTGTTGCCCCCAAGGCCACAGGCGCAAACCGCGGTCCGGTGCGCCGGCCGCGGTTCCCCGATCCAACCCGTAGGGTGTGTTAGCGCGCAGCGCGTAACGCACCGATCCGGCGCTACATCACCACCCGCACCTTCTCCGGCAGCTCGCGCTCGTCGCAATTGTTGCCGCTGCCGGCACGGTCCACGACCAGGAAATCCGACACCCGGTCCAGCGACAACAAGGGGTGATGCCACACCCCGGCGCGGTAATTCACGCCCTGGCTGCCGTTGGTGATGAAGGCCCGCAGGTCATCGACGCCGAATACATCCACCGGTGGCGCCACCACGAGCAGAAACCGCTCTCCGCGCATGGGTACGAAACACTGGCTGCCCAGGGGATGGCGTTCCATGAGCTGCAGGGTCACGGGAAAGGCGAACGGCTGGCCGCGGAAGATGCTGACGATGCCCCGGGCGTCGTCACCCTTCAGTTCCACGCCGGCCAGCGCGTGGTAGCGCATGGTGGAGCCGTTGTTGATGGGGAAGCGCTCCGGCGCGCTGGTGGTCTCGATAACGTCACCAAAAGGCTCGAAGGCATCACGGGTGAGCGGCTTCGCTGTCAGTGTTCTCATGCGCCCTCCTCCCCACGATGCAGACGACCCCATAGCCGCAGGCGGCTGACGCCGCCATCCGGAATAACGTTCAGCCGCACATGGCTCACTGGACCGATGCCGGATGCCAACTCCGTGAAGCTGTGGATGCTGTCCGCCTGCAGAGGCTGCTCGGGCAGCAGGGTATCCCAGAACATGCTCTGGGTGATCAGGGATTCATCGGTGCCCCAGGTCACCAGGGCCGCCTGTATGGAGCAGCAGTCCGGGTAGTTGCCCTTGAAATGGGCGGTGTCCAGTTCGACCCGTTCGATAACCGCCGGATGGCCGAGTTGCAGAATGCACCAGTCGTTGCCCGGCTCGCGCCGGCGCCGGGTCTCCCAGCCATCGCCCATGTTCAGCCCGCGCCCGGGGCGGAACAGGCGCATGGGATGGCCATAATGGGAATCGCTGTAGGCGATGGCCCGCGCGCCGTGCTCCAGGGCCAGCAGGTCGTAGAGCTGATCCGCCGGCTTGCGCGACCAGTCACACCAGGGGTCGCCATAGACCCGCAATCTTGCGATGCCGCCATCGGGATAGATGTGCAAGCGCAGGTGGGTCACGGGATTGTCGTGATCCACGGCGATGAAGCGGTGGCTGTCGCCCTGCAGGCTGGTGGATGCCACCAGCAACTGCCAGTCGCTCTCCGCAGGTTCACCATCGGGCTTGCAGCAGGCTTCGATGGACGCGGCCGGCGGGTAGTTGCCCGTGAAAAAGCTGGTGTCCAGGTCCACTCCGAGAATCACCCCCGGCAGGGCCAGGCGCACCACACACCAGTCGTGCCCGCCATTGCGCCGGCGGCGGGTCTCCCAGCCATCCATCCACTTGCCATGCTCGTCGTAACGGTCGGGATAGAAGACGGCCGGATCGGGATTCAACATGCGTTGCCGATCAGCGAAGAACTCGTCACTGCAAGCCAGCGCCTCGGCGCCAAGGCTCGCATCCGCCAGATTGACCCGCGCCCGGGCGAACTCCGGCAGTTCCACCGCTGGCGCCTGGATGGCCTGTTCAGACATGCGTTGCTCCCTGTTGGGCATCAAAGGGGTGATGTTCGACCCAGTGGCGGGCGATGTCCACACGGCGTGCGATCCAGACCCGATCATGGGCTTCCAGGTGGTCGAGGAAGCGTTGCAGCCCGCGGAAGCGCCCGGGGCGGCCGATCAGGCGGCAATGCAGGCCCACGGAGAGCATCTTCGGCTGCTCCGCGCCCTCGGCGTAGAGCACATCGAAGGCGTCCCTGAGATAAGTGAAGAACTGCTCGCCGGTGTTAAAGCCCTGGGGGGTGGCGAAACGCATGTCGTTGCTGTCCAGGGTATAGGGCACCACCAGATGCCCGCGCCGCTCGCCGGCATGGGTGGTCACCGTGGTCCAGAACGGCAGGTCGTCACCATAATTGTCTGCGTCGTAGAGAAAGCCGCCATGCTCCACCACCAAACGGCGAGTGTTCGGGCTGTCGCGCCCGGTGTACCAACCCAGCGGTGGCGCTCCGGTGAGACGGGTGATGGCCTCCACCGCACGGGCCATGTGTTCGCGCTCGGTGGCTTCGTCCACATCCTGGTAGTGAATCCAGCGCCAACCGTGACAGGCGATCTCGTGGCCGGCCTCATGGAAGGCACGGGTCAGTTCGGGATGGCGTTCCAGCGCCATACCCACGCCGAAGACTGTCAGCGGCAATTGCCGCCGCTGGAACTCCCGCAGGATCCGCCAGACGCCCGCCCGGGAGCCGTACTCGTAGATGGACTCCATGCTCATGTGCCGGTCCGGATAGGCCTGGGCACCGATGATCTCGGAGAGAAACTGTTCCGAATGGCTATCGCCATGGAGCACGCAGCTCTCGCCGCCCTCCTCGTAGTTCAGCACGAACTGCACCGCCACTCGCGCACTACCAGGCCAGCGGGGATCAGGCGGCGAAGCGCCGTAGCCAACAAGGTCGCGGGGATAGTCTGACTGCATGCGCGGGACCTCCGCCCGGTGATTATCCATGACTCAATGTATACAGGTGATGGGTCAAGCACGGCAACGCGGGCACTTGCACGCCCTGCGTCAAGAATGAATAGTGAAACGATGACTGAGCAAAGACGGCGCGCCGCAAGAACCGCACGCAACTACTACGACACCGCTGATGCGGACAACTTCTACCGCCGCCTATGGGGCGGGGAAGACATTCACCTGGGGCTGTACGGCCGCGACGATGTCGACATCTACAGCGCCAGCCGACGGACCATTGCCGCCATGGCAGCAATGCTGCCGGCTCTGGACGCCGACAAGCACATTCTCGACCTGGGCGCGGGCTACGGCGGCAGCGCCCGCTGGCTGGCCCGGGAATACGCCTGCCGGGTCACCGCGCTGAACATCAGCCACCGGGAGAATACCCGTAACCTGCGGCTGACGGACCAGCAGAATCTGGAGGATCGCATCCAGGTGCTGGAGGGCAGCTTCGAGGATGTGCCCATCGCCGACGGCAGCATCGACGTGGTGTGGTCCCAGGACGCGCTGCTCCACAGCGGAGATCGGCCACGGGTGCTCTCCGAGGCGGTTCGGGTCCTGGAACCCGGCGGCCACCTGATCTTTACCGACCCCATGCAGGCAGACGACGCCAGAGGCGGGCTGGAGCCCATACTGGCCCGTCTGCAGCTGCAATCCATGGGCTCCCGGGAATTCTACGAACAGACCCTGGCCGGCCTCGGCATGCGGCTGCTGCGCTACGACGATCACTCCGACATGGTCGCGCGGCATTACGGCGCAGTGCTCGAGGCCCTGATTACCCAGCGCGAAAGCCTGCAGCAGGACATCAGCAGCGAGTACCTTGAACGCATGGCGGAAGGGCTTCGGCACTGGATCGCCGGCGGTCAGCAGGGCCTTCTGCACTGGGGTATCTACTTGTTTCGCAAACCCGATTTTCCAGATTGAGTGAACCCTTATTGCGTATTCCTGTCCCCATGACTGTACCGGCCGCGGGGGCGGTCGAGCCCCTGCGGCCGTCATTTTTGCAACCGGGAGCGAACACATGCGAACACTCGAACGCACGTCACTGCTCATCGGGGGGATGGCGCTGGGTCTTGGTACCGTCGCCCACGCCGACATGATCACCGTGCCCGCCGGGCTGGACGAAGATGGCGAAGCCGTCCGGGACGATGACCAGGCCCAGACCAGCGACGCCGTTGCCGCCATGGCGGCGCTCACCGTGGTGGGCCGCAACATGCGGGCCGCGGAAATGGGCCACGAGCGCCACGAACCGGGGCTGGACGAGGCCCCCATGGAATCGGTAGGCAAGCGCTGGCTGGCGCTGCTGGATTCGGTGCAGGCCGGCTACATGGACGAGGACCGGCTCATGAGCGGTCATGCGGATGGCGCCGCCACGGATTCTGACGCGTCGATGGCGACCCTCGCCGACGGCATGTACATCTACCACATGCACCACAGCGGCGGGCGCTTTGCCGCCCACGATCTGGAGGACGATCTTGTCTTCCAGCCGGCGGCAATGCTGTCCATGCTCACCGCGCAAATGCTTGACGCCTACCACGAGGACGGCCACTTCGGGCTCAACGACGATGACGACGTCGACGGCACCGAACTCGCCTATGGCCTGGATGCCTGGCATGGCGCCGCGTATGCCTGGATCCGCCATGGCAAATCCGATGGCGAAGGCGATATGGGCCTCGTGGACGAAGACCAGCTCGAAGCCTGGATGCACCATACGCCGGACGATCTGGTGGACATGGCCCACGCCTTTGCCGACACCCTGGACGCCGCCTGGGACGATGACGCCGGCGTTTACGATTTCGGTAGCGGTACCACCTGGCAGCTGGATGAACTGGGCTCGCTGATCCGCGGCCACAAGGCTCTCTATGAAGTGCTGTATTTCTTCGATGGGGATGCGGACCGGGCCGAGGAGCTGTTCCACCGCACTGCCGACATGGTGGAAGCCATCGTCGGTGATGGCGGTTTGGTCCAGGACTGGGGGCTGCCGGAGGCTGTGAGCTTCGAGGATGGCAGCGCCAGCGCCGATGGCGACGTGGACGTTGCGGCGCAATGGCGCTTCATCCACCACCTTACCGGCGGCTTTGCCTTCACCCGGGAGAGCAGCGATCTGAGCAGTTTCCTCAGCGACGACCGGGAAGGGCTAACGGACTCTATCGGTGAAGCAGTGGATCGCATGGTACTTGGTGCCCTGCACTACCAGATGCCCATGGGCGAGTTGGCTCGCACCGTGGATCACGGCGATGGCGCCATCATTGATGACACCCTGCGCACCCGCACCGTGACCGCATTTCTTGTCGGCAGCGGAAACGCTTACAGCAGCGGCAAGCAGCTGGCACCGCCGGACGCCTGGGAGGAGGACGACGACGTCGCCCAGGCCACCGCGGCGTTCTACGCCGGATTCCTGAATCAGGCACAACTGCTGCAGGACGAGCTGATCGGCAGCGATTGGTGACGCCATGGCCGGGCTGCTGGTGGAGACGCTGGTTGTCTGGCTCGGCTTCTGGGCGGTGGCCGCGTGGGGCATAGCACGCCTCACCGGGGCCGCCGCCCGGGGTGCTGAAGGCCGCCGGGTGCTACTGGTGAGCACGGGCCTGATCAGTCTTGCGATGGCCCTGCTGTACCTGCCTCTGCGCTGGTGGCTTGCTTCGGTTTGACGGCTTCCACCAGCAGGGTCAGACCGTCCGCGCCCACCACCAGGACCTTGCTGCCGCCCGGTATGGGCTGACGGCGTCGCTCCACCGCCGCCCACAGCTCCCCGGAGACGCGAATCTGCCCCCGCGGCTCCAGCGGCATGACTACCCTTCCATAGCGCCCCTCCATGGCCTTGGTGCCATGGCCGGGGCTGTTCTCCAGGGCTGGCTTGTAGAGCGGATACAGCACCGCGTCCTTGATGAGCCAGAGACCCATGATCCAGGCGGCGGTGTCGAGGCGCATCCAGCCGTGCCCGATTACCCACCACAACAGGGCCCCCAGGAACACAATTCCCGGCACCTGCAGCAGGCTGTATCGAAGCAGTGGCGTCATGGCAATGAGCGTATCAGAGGCCGCGGGGCCTAACTTATACTCATGTGATCGCGACCAGGGACGAACCATGGCCTATTCCGTCAATCTGCGAAACCAGCGCTACCACTTCGCCGATCTCACCACCCTGCTGGCCCGGGCGACGCCCGACCGCGCCGGTGACCGGCTGGCCGGCGTTGCAGCATCGTCGGCGACCGAGCGGGTCGCGGCACAACTGGCGCTCGCGGATGTGCCGCTCGGGCAGTTTCTCAACGAGGCGGTGGTGCCCTACGAAGAGGACGCGGTGACCCGCCTGATTATCGACAGCCACGACCCCGCTGCGTTCCAGCCGGTATCCAGCCTGACGGTGGGCGGCTTCCGCGACTGGCTGCTCTCCGATACCGCCACCACCGAGGCGCTGCAGGCGCTGGCATCGGGCCTCACGCCGGAAATGGTGGCGGCGGTGAGCAAGCTCATGCGCAACCAGGACCTGATCGCCGTGGCCGCCAAGTGCCGGGTAGAGACTGGCTTTCGCAACACCATCGGCGGCCCGGGCACCCTGGCGGTGCGCCTGCAGCCCAACCACCCCACCGACGACGAGGCCGGCATTGCCGCATCCATTCTGGATGGCCTGCTGTACGGCATCGGCGATGCGGTGATCGGCATCAACCCCGTCACCGACAACACCGACACCATGGTCCGGCTGCTGCAGCTGGTGGACACGCTGCGGGAGCGTCATGCCATTCCCACCCAGAGCTGCGTCCTGGCCCATGTGACCACCGCCATGGAGGCCATGGAACGGGGTGCGCCGGTGGATCTGGTGTTCCAGTCCATCGCCGGAACCGAGGCGGCCAACGACAGCTTCGGGATCAACCTGGCGCTGCTGGCGGAGGCTCGGGAGGCCGCGCTCTCCCTCAAGCGCTACACCGTGGGCGACAACGTGATGTACTTCGAAACCGGTCAGGGCAGCGCCCTGTCCGCCGACGCCCATCACGGCGTCGATCAGCAGACCTTGGAAACACGGGCCTATGCCGTGGCCCGGGCCTACCGGCCACTGCTGGTGAATACGGTGGTGGGCTTCATCGGCCCGGAATACCTGTTTGACGGTCGCGAGATAATCCGCGCCGGACTTGAGGATCACTGCTGCGGCAAGCTGCTGGGCCTGCCCATGGGGGTGGACGTTTGCTACACCAACCACGCCGAGGCGGATCAGGACGACATGGACAACCTGCTCACGCTGATGGGCGTGGCCGGCGTCAACTTCGTCATGGGCGTGCCGGGGGCGGACGACATCATGCTCAATTACCAGAGCACCAGCTTTCATGACGCACTTTACGTGCGTGAGGTGCTGGGCCGTCAGCCGGCACCGGAGTTTGCCGCCTGGCTGCGGCGCATGGAAATCATGACCGAGGCCGGCCGGATGCGCCCGGCGCTAGAGGGCCCTGCTGGGCGCCTGCTGACTGTCGATCAGCCCCGGGGGCGCGCATGAGCGAGAACGGTGACGAGCCCTGGCGCGAGTTGCGCCGCTTCACCGATGCACGAATCGGCATGGGCCGCAGCGGCAACGGCCTGCCCACCCGGCACTGGTTGGACTTCCGCCTGGCACACGCCATGGCCCGGGACTCGGTGCATGGTGCTCTCGACGTGGCCGCGCTGGAGCATGCGTTGCAGGAGGCGGTGCCTGCGTGTGAGACGGTGATTCGCGTCCGCAGCCAGGCAGTGGATCGACCCACCTACCTGCAAAGGCCGGATCTGGGACGCTTGCTGGACCCACAGGATGCCAAGGATCTGGTGCAAGGCAACCACGAAGTGGTGATCGTGGTGGCGGATGGCCTGTCGGCGGCGGCGGCCATGGCGGTGGCGCCGCCGCTGCTGGCGGCATTGGTTCCGCTGCTCGAGGGCTGGCGGATCGCACCGCTGGTGGTGGCGCAACAGGCTCGCGTCGCCCTGGGCGACCCCATTGGGGAGGCTCTGGGCGCGCGATTGGCGGTGATGCTGATCGGCGAGCGGCCGGGCCTCTCCAGCCCTGCCAGCCTGGGTGCCTATCTCACCTGGAACCCACGCCCGGGCCGGCAGAATCATCAGCGTAACTGCATCTCCAACATTCGTCCCGACGGACTGCCGCCGGAGGCTGCGGCGCACCGGATCGCGGCATTGATGAAGGCCGCGCGGCAACGGCAACTCACCGGCGTCAAGCTCAAGGACACCACCCGGGAGATCAGCACGGAGGCGACGCCCGGGCGGTTGGATACGGAGTGAGGCGGAGTCGCCGGGTTGATCATCGGCGAACCGGCGGCGGCAGACCGAACGCCGAATCGGTGCGTTACGGCCTTCGGCCTAACACACCCTACGTGAGGCCATGCCCAACGTGAGGCGATGCCGATGTTTGACCGTGCCCGATGTTTGACCGTGCCCGATGTTTGGCCGTGCCCGACGTTTGGCCGTGCCCGATGTTTGGCCGTGCTCGCTGTAGGGTGCGTTAGCGCTTGCGCGTAACGCACCGATTCGGCAATGGCAAAGCCAAAAACGCCGGTCGGGTGCGCCGATCAGGGACCGTCAGCGACAGGGATGTCGCTGTCGAGCCTACAAGGACGTATTAACGGCGAGTCCCTGATCGGCGCACCCGACCGGCGTTCCCGGACAAGGGCCCCTGACCGACGAGCCATCCCCCTGCTATCCGGTCTCACCGTCGTTGATTCGTTATACTGCTCACCCCCTCGATTCCGACTGCGGCAGGAACCCATGACCCGCGACGTGATCCGCATCTCCGGCGCTCGCCAGAACAACCTGAAGAACCTCACACTGGACCTGCCTCTGGGCGAGTTCATCGTGGTCACGGGGGTCTCCGGTTCCGGAAAATCGTCGCTGGCCTTCGACACCATCTACTCCGAGGGACAGCGCCGCTACGTGGAGACCTTCTCCCCGTACGCGCGGCAGTTCCTCGACCGCATGGACAAGCCGGCGACGGACCGTATCGAGGGCATTCCGCCGGCCATCGCCATTGATCAGACCAACCCGGTGCGCACGTCCCGATCCACCGTGGGCACCATGACCGAACTGAACGACCACCTGAAACTGCTGTTCTCGCGGCTCGCCACGCTGTACTGCTCCGGCTGCGGCCATCGCGTGCAACGCGACGACCCGGAAAGCATCGCGGCCCGCCTGCTTGCCCGGGCACCGGATCAGCGCTGCATGGTGGTGGCCCGGGTCGACGTGCCCAAGGGACTGGACAAGCACGAAATGCAGAGCCTGCTGGAGCGCCAGGGCTATAACCGCTTTCACCGGCTGACAAAGAAGTTCGTCGAGGTGGTGGTGGACCGGGTTCGCGTCGCCGAGGATCGCCGCGACCGCCTGGTGGAAGCCATGGAAAACGGGCTGAAACTCGGTCGCGGCAAGATCGCCGTCCATCCCCTGGATGACGACCGCAAGCCCGGCGACCCCTGGCGTTTTTCCGCCGATCTGCACTGCGCCGAGTGCGACATCCACTACCAGGAACCCTTCTCCAGCCTGTTCTCTTTCAACTCCCCCATGGGCGCCTGCACCGACTGCCGCGGCTTTGGTCGCACCATGGGCATCGACTATAACCTGGTGATCCCAGACGACAGCAAGACCCTGGCGGAGGGCGCCATCCGGCCGTGGCAGTCGGGGAAATCCGCCGAGTGCCAGAGCGACCTGATGCAACATGCCCGGCGCCAGGGCGTGGCCACGGACATCCCCTGGAGGGATTTGCCCCAGACAGACCGGGACTGGGTGATGCAGGGCGAGCCGGGCCGGGGCAGCGGGCGCTGGTATGGCGTGAAGGACTACTTCAACTGGCTGGAGTCGAAGAGCTACAAGATGCATGTGCGGGTGCTGCTTTCCAAGTACCGCTCCTATGACCTCTGCGGCACCTGCCACGGTGCCCGGCTCAAGCCGGAGGCACTTGCCTGGCGCGTGGGCAGCCACGAGGACAGTGATGCG
This genomic window contains:
- a CDS encoding universal stress protein, producing MSTIKNIVVPCDGSEHAAQAAVHAAMLAKAFGAKLHLVHVFPGSPAELIGMPGASAQMVGVGRFDEKTFRRMWDDAAKASLEAAHKALGEAGADAKAVKLSGDPADEIIKFAHGLDAPAIVIGPRGLGTVRGMLLGSVSNRVVHKAKCPVTVVH
- a CDS encoding ureidoglycolate lyase: MRTLTAKPLTRDAFEPFGDVIETTSAPERFPINNGSTMRYHALAGVELKGDDARGIVSIFRGQPFAFPVTLQLMERHPLGSQCFVPMRGERFLLVVAPPVDVFGVDDLRAFITNGSQGVNYRAGVWHHPLLSLDRVSDFLVVDRAGSGNNCDERELPEKVRVVM
- the alc gene encoding allantoicase, translating into MSEQAIQAPAVELPEFARARVNLADASLGAEALACSDEFFADRQRMLNPDPAVFYPDRYDEHGKWMDGWETRRRRNGGHDWCVVRLALPGVILGVDLDTSFFTGNYPPAASIEACCKPDGEPAESDWQLLVASTSLQGDSHRFIAVDHDNPVTHLRLHIYPDGGIARLRVYGDPWCDWSRKPADQLYDLLALEHGARAIAYSDSHYGHPMRLFRPGRGLNMGDGWETRRRREPGNDWCILQLGHPAVIERVELDTAHFKGNYPDCCSIQAALVTWGTDESLITQSMFWDTLLPEQPLQADSIHSFTELASGIGPVSHVRLNVIPDGGVSRLRLWGRLHRGEEGA
- the puuE gene encoding allantoinase PuuE — protein: MQSDYPRDLVGYGASPPDPRWPGSARVAVQFVLNYEEGGESCVLHGDSHSEQFLSEIIGAQAYPDRHMSMESIYEYGSRAGVWRILREFQRRQLPLTVFGVGMALERHPELTRAFHEAGHEIACHGWRWIHYQDVDEATEREHMARAVEAITRLTGAPPLGWYTGRDSPNTRRLVVEHGGFLYDADNYGDDLPFWTTVTTHAGERRGHLVVPYTLDSNDMRFATPQGFNTGEQFFTYLRDAFDVLYAEGAEQPKMLSVGLHCRLIGRPGRFRGLQRFLDHLEAHDRVWIARRVDIARHWVEHHPFDAQQGATHV
- a CDS encoding SAM-dependent methyltransferase translates to MTEQRRRAARTARNYYDTADADNFYRRLWGGEDIHLGLYGRDDVDIYSASRRTIAAMAAMLPALDADKHILDLGAGYGGSARWLAREYACRVTALNISHRENTRNLRLTDQQNLEDRIQVLEGSFEDVPIADGSIDVVWSQDALLHSGDRPRVLSEAVRVLEPGGHLIFTDPMQADDARGGLEPILARLQLQSMGSREFYEQTLAGLGMRLLRYDDHSDMVARHYGAVLEALITQRESLQQDISSEYLERMAEGLRHWIAGGQQGLLHWGIYLFRKPDFPD
- a CDS encoding NfeD family protein, with protein sequence MTPLLRYSLLQVPGIVFLGALLWWVIGHGWMRLDTAAWIMGLWLIKDAVLYPLYKPALENSPGHGTKAMEGRYGRVVMPLEPRGQIRVSGELWAAVERRRQPIPGGSKVLVVGADGLTLLVEAVKPKQATSAEAGTAGPSQD
- a CDS encoding ethanolamine ammonia-lyase subunit EutB codes for the protein MAYSVNLRNQRYHFADLTTLLARATPDRAGDRLAGVAASSATERVAAQLALADVPLGQFLNEAVVPYEEDAVTRLIIDSHDPAAFQPVSSLTVGGFRDWLLSDTATTEALQALASGLTPEMVAAVSKLMRNQDLIAVAAKCRVETGFRNTIGGPGTLAVRLQPNHPTDDEAGIAASILDGLLYGIGDAVIGINPVTDNTDTMVRLLQLVDTLRERHAIPTQSCVLAHVTTAMEAMERGAPVDLVFQSIAGTEAANDSFGINLALLAEAREAALSLKRYTVGDNVMYFETGQGSALSADAHHGVDQQTLETRAYAVARAYRPLLVNTVVGFIGPEYLFDGREIIRAGLEDHCCGKLLGLPMGVDVCYTNHAEADQDDMDNLLTLMGVAGVNFVMGVPGADDIMLNYQSTSFHDALYVREVLGRQPAPEFAAWLRRMEIMTEAGRMRPALEGPAGRLLTVDQPRGRA
- the eutC gene encoding ethanolamine ammonia-lyase subunit EutC yields the protein MSENGDEPWRELRRFTDARIGMGRSGNGLPTRHWLDFRLAHAMARDSVHGALDVAALEHALQEAVPACETVIRVRSQAVDRPTYLQRPDLGRLLDPQDAKDLVQGNHEVVIVVADGLSAAAAMAVAPPLLAALVPLLEGWRIAPLVVAQQARVALGDPIGEALGARLAVMLIGERPGLSSPASLGAYLTWNPRPGRQNHQRNCISNIRPDGLPPEAAAHRIAALMKAARQRQLTGVKLKDTTREISTEATPGRLDTE